The proteins below come from a single Nocardioides eburneiflavus genomic window:
- the eccD gene encoding type VII secretion integral membrane protein EccD, translating into MSQGSSVASGLVRVTIASGSRRVDLVLPGSIPVAELVPELARSVGLLDASTVYGGYRLVTQEGRTLANDAGLTMQGIEDGGLLTVTAGVDDKAPRVYDDVVEAMADVVENELKPWEAAAGRRTALGAGSILLGLGALALLLQGESLLGGVAAAVIAALLVVGGIVLARAQGEPEAGVVVSLLAAVYAGAAGLLLAPGDLPDWSWPLDDAFFTAPLLFAGLGILAVGLVAVVGLQDGRPLVIPAIVVGAVLVASSVLVQVASLEPDTVFTVLLTLVVLAGSIFPWLALGVTGTSVDQLYSLHDITADPDEIDPDEVAGDARTGHEILLAVSATVGTLLVLLAPFAVGRGVYGTILAAVCCLAVMFRTRQYRTGAEVLAGLVSGILGLVSVAVSMLLNHDGWRAGAAIGLAGIGAVLLSLTLVPASASVRRGRMGDVVETMTLLALLPLMVLAAGFVSAVAG; encoded by the coding sequence ATGAGTCAGGGGTCCTCGGTCGCCTCCGGCCTGGTCCGGGTGACCATCGCCTCGGGGTCGCGCCGCGTCGATCTGGTGCTGCCGGGCTCGATCCCGGTCGCCGAGCTCGTCCCCGAGCTCGCCCGGTCGGTCGGGCTCCTCGACGCCTCCACCGTCTATGGCGGCTACCGCTTGGTGACGCAGGAGGGCCGGACCCTGGCCAACGACGCGGGCCTGACGATGCAGGGCATCGAGGACGGCGGCCTGCTGACCGTCACCGCCGGTGTCGACGACAAGGCGCCCCGCGTCTACGACGACGTGGTCGAGGCGATGGCCGACGTCGTCGAGAACGAGCTCAAGCCGTGGGAGGCCGCGGCCGGGCGGCGTACGGCCCTCGGTGCCGGCAGCATCCTGCTCGGCCTCGGCGCCCTGGCCCTCCTGCTCCAGGGCGAGAGCCTGCTCGGCGGCGTCGCCGCTGCCGTCATCGCAGCGCTGCTGGTCGTCGGCGGCATCGTGCTGGCCCGCGCCCAGGGTGAGCCCGAGGCCGGCGTGGTGGTCTCGTTGCTCGCCGCGGTCTACGCCGGCGCCGCGGGCCTCCTGCTGGCCCCGGGCGACCTGCCCGACTGGAGCTGGCCCCTGGACGACGCCTTCTTCACCGCTCCTCTGCTCTTCGCCGGGCTCGGCATCCTCGCCGTCGGCCTCGTCGCTGTCGTCGGCCTGCAGGACGGCCGGCCGCTGGTCATCCCCGCCATCGTCGTGGGTGCGGTCCTGGTCGCCAGCTCCGTCCTGGTCCAGGTGGCGTCGCTGGAGCCGGACACCGTCTTCACGGTGCTGCTGACCCTCGTCGTGCTGGCCGGCAGCATCTTCCCGTGGCTCGCGCTCGGGGTCACCGGCACCAGCGTCGACCAGCTCTACTCCCTGCACGACATCACTGCCGACCCTGACGAGATCGACCCCGACGAGGTGGCCGGCGACGCCCGCACGGGCCACGAGATCCTGCTCGCGGTCTCCGCCACGGTCGGCACCCTGCTCGTCCTCCTCGCGCCCTTCGCGGTCGGCCGCGGGGTCTACGGCACGATCCTGGCTGCCGTGTGCTGCCTCGCCGTCATGTTCCGCACCCGCCAGTACCGCACCGGAGCGGAGGTGCTCGCGGGGCTCGTCTCGGGCATCCTCGGCCTGGTCTCGGTCGCCGTGTCGATGCTGCTCAACCACGACGGGTGGCGCGCGGGAGCCGCCATCGGCCTGGCCGGCATCGGCGCCGTGCTGCTGTCCCTGACCCTGGTGCCGGCGTCCGCATCCGTACGCCGCGGCCGGATGGGCGACGTCGTCGAGACGATGACGCTCCTGGCGCTGCTGCCGCTGATGGTCCTGGCGGCCGGGTTCGTCTCCGCGGTGGCGGGCTGA
- a CDS encoding WXG100 family type VII secretion target, whose product MTFDGIKVQHGSLETGAADVMKAAKDIEARLDQLENDLNPLKSDWNGNAKMAYDQAKAKWDQAMQEMTLLLQQASQGVDASNAEYKAADARGANRF is encoded by the coding sequence ATGACTTTCGACGGAATCAAGGTCCAGCACGGCAGCCTCGAGACCGGCGCCGCCGACGTGATGAAGGCCGCCAAGGACATCGAGGCCCGCCTCGACCAGCTCGAGAACGACCTCAACCCCCTGAAGTCGGACTGGAACGGTAACGCCAAGATGGCGTACGACCAGGCCAAGGCCAAGTGGGACCAGGCCATGCAGGAGATGACCCTCCTGCTCCAGCAGGCCAGCCAGGGCGTCGACGCGTCCAACGCCGAGTACAAGGCCGCCGACGCTCGCGGTGCCAACCGCTTCTGA
- a CDS encoding WXG100 family type VII secretion target — translation MSEMYGQTEKALSKGADFVDQARGDVKNKCGVLSGNIQTMMGGWGGQGATAFNNLMIAWDQKQETILKALDQLSASMKETERDNVSTDEAQSSTHANLQGRLG, via the coding sequence ATGAGCGAGATGTACGGCCAGACAGAGAAGGCCCTCTCCAAGGGCGCCGACTTCGTTGACCAGGCCCGCGGCGACGTCAAGAACAAGTGCGGCGTCCTCTCCGGCAACATCCAGACGATGATGGGTGGATGGGGCGGCCAGGGTGCCACCGCGTTCAACAACCTCATGATCGCCTGGGACCAGAAGCAGGAGACCATCCTCAAGGCCCTCGACCAGCTCTCGGCCTCGATGAAGGAGACCGAGCGCGACAACGTCTCGACCGACGAGGCCCAGTCCTCCACCCACGCCAACCTCCAGGGCCGTCTCGGCTGA
- the eccCa gene encoding type VII secretion protein EccCa yields MSTTLRGGQRLDEPEMPGGQIVLQPPPELQEGEGAGGVLMNAIPMLGSLGSIVLVATMGGANRSRSFLAAGMFLFATLGFIIVQIDRQRKQRAQQVTGSRTEYLRYLSNIRKVARDAADQQRRALNWHHPEPSALPSLAEDRTRLWEHTASDDNFLHVRYGLCSQPLSLELVPPESAPVDQVDPAAASALHRLLVVHRLQPNLPASIDLRAFDRIELCGGAEEVRSTARAMICSATAFQNPDQLIVAVLSSEQNLTHWDWVKWLPHAQSTREADAVGPMRLVSTSLDDLGNLLPPDLSDRPRFGADERAATPHILLVIDGGHLPPGNHIVPPDGLHGVTLLDLPSRWDELEDSTRLRLEFADAPDELGKRPVQALRLRGEPVKALADQCDVATAEAFARRIAPLKTASAESASAGGVVDITSTTPDHMDLLGLGDIFAYDPATAWRPRPVRDRLRVPIGIGDSGGLIHLDIKESAQQGMGPHGLVIGATGSGKSEFLRTLVLGLVMTHSSEQLNLVLVDFKGGATFAGMADMPHVSAVITNLANELTLVDRMQDALSGEMTRRQELLRDAGNYASVRDYEKARANGEPLEPMPSLFIVVDEFSEMLSAKPEFIDLFVAIGRLGRSLGLHLLLASQRLEEGRLRGLESHLSYRVGLRTFSAGESRAVLGVPDAYELPAVPGLGYLKPDQSTLLRFKAAYVSGPPSSRTRVTRDEGGAIRGILPFTISEVQALEPTEEVTEVATPQPQQGEQPSLLDIAVQRMVGKGPEAHQVWLPPLDVPDTLDELMPDLVESPDLGLTSPQWRNVPGLVIPLGTVDRPREQRRDTMTLNLTGAAGHVAVVGGPRSGKSTLLRSIVTSMALVTTPLESQFFVLDFGGGTFAPLTRLPHVSGVATRSEPDVVRRVMAEVEGIVDRREAYFRENGIDSIETYRSRRTQGRADDGWGDVFLVIDGWSTLRAEFDNLEMEIQQLAARGLTFGLHIVTASTRWADFRAAMRDVFGSKLELRLGDPLDSEVDRKVAALVPVGRPGRGLVPSKLHFLGALPRIDGDGSADTLGDGVDDLIDRMAAAWKGPQGPKLRLLPELVTLEAIREDAVRRQVPEKQILLGINEKELAPIGLDVDAEPHMLIFGDGQSGKSALLRTYVHEIMRTRTPKEAQIVLVDYRRSMLGEVPDEYLLNYLTSATQATPTLKDIASYLEGRIPGPDVTPEQLRNRSWWTGAEVFVVVDDYDLVATAQSSPVSSLQPLMAQARDVGLHVVVARRTGGASRALYEPVIQSLRDLAMPGVMLSGPRDEGVLIGNLRPQPAPEGRARVVTRDGGTQTAQLAWLEPTM; encoded by the coding sequence GTGAGCACGACACTGCGGGGCGGACAGCGGCTCGACGAGCCGGAGATGCCGGGCGGCCAGATCGTCCTGCAGCCACCGCCGGAGCTCCAGGAGGGCGAGGGCGCCGGCGGCGTGCTGATGAACGCCATCCCGATGCTGGGCAGCCTCGGCTCGATCGTGCTCGTCGCCACGATGGGCGGCGCCAACCGCAGCCGCAGCTTCCTCGCGGCCGGCATGTTCCTCTTCGCCACGCTCGGCTTCATCATCGTGCAGATCGACCGCCAGCGTAAGCAGCGCGCGCAGCAGGTCACCGGCTCGCGGACCGAGTACCTCCGCTACCTCAGCAACATCCGCAAGGTGGCCCGCGACGCGGCCGACCAGCAGCGCCGCGCGCTGAACTGGCACCACCCCGAGCCGTCCGCCCTGCCCTCGCTCGCCGAGGACCGGACGCGGCTGTGGGAGCACACCGCCTCCGACGACAACTTCCTGCACGTGCGCTACGGCCTGTGCTCGCAGCCCCTGTCGCTCGAGCTGGTCCCCCCGGAGAGCGCGCCGGTGGACCAGGTCGACCCTGCCGCGGCGTCCGCCCTGCACCGGCTGCTGGTCGTCCACCGCCTCCAGCCCAACCTGCCGGCCTCGATCGACCTGCGCGCCTTCGACCGGATCGAGCTGTGCGGCGGCGCCGAGGAGGTCCGCTCGACCGCCCGCGCGATGATCTGCTCGGCGACGGCCTTCCAGAACCCCGACCAGCTGATCGTCGCCGTGCTCAGCTCCGAGCAGAACCTGACCCACTGGGACTGGGTCAAGTGGCTGCCCCACGCCCAGAGCACCCGCGAGGCCGACGCGGTCGGCCCGATGCGGCTGGTGTCGACCTCGCTCGACGACCTGGGCAACCTGCTGCCGCCCGACCTCAGCGACCGGCCCCGGTTCGGCGCCGACGAGCGCGCGGCGACGCCGCACATCCTGCTCGTCATCGACGGCGGTCACCTGCCTCCCGGCAACCACATCGTCCCGCCCGACGGCCTCCACGGCGTGACGCTCCTCGACCTGCCGAGCCGCTGGGACGAGCTCGAGGACTCCACGCGCCTGCGCCTCGAGTTCGCCGACGCCCCCGACGAGCTCGGCAAGCGCCCCGTGCAGGCACTGCGGCTGCGCGGCGAGCCGGTCAAGGCGCTCGCCGACCAGTGCGACGTCGCCACCGCGGAGGCGTTCGCCCGACGCATCGCCCCGCTCAAGACCGCGAGCGCCGAGTCCGCCTCGGCCGGCGGCGTCGTCGACATCACGTCCACGACGCCCGACCACATGGACCTGCTCGGCCTCGGCGACATCTTCGCCTACGACCCCGCGACGGCGTGGCGCCCGCGTCCGGTCCGCGACCGGCTGCGCGTACCGATCGGCATCGGCGACTCCGGCGGGCTGATCCACCTCGACATCAAGGAGTCCGCCCAGCAGGGCATGGGTCCCCACGGCCTCGTGATCGGTGCGACCGGCTCCGGGAAGTCGGAGTTCCTCCGCACGCTGGTGCTCGGCCTGGTGATGACCCACTCCTCCGAGCAGCTCAACCTCGTGCTCGTCGACTTCAAGGGTGGCGCCACCTTCGCCGGCATGGCCGACATGCCGCACGTGTCGGCCGTCATCACCAACCTCGCCAACGAGCTCACCCTCGTCGACCGCATGCAGGACGCCCTGTCCGGCGAGATGACCCGACGCCAGGAGCTGCTGCGCGACGCCGGCAACTACGCCTCGGTCCGCGACTACGAGAAGGCCCGCGCCAACGGCGAGCCGCTCGAGCCGATGCCGTCGCTGTTCATCGTGGTCGACGAGTTCTCCGAGATGCTCTCGGCCAAGCCGGAGTTCATCGACCTCTTCGTCGCCATCGGCCGCCTCGGCCGCTCGCTCGGCCTGCACCTTCTCCTCGCCTCGCAGCGGCTCGAGGAGGGGCGCCTGCGCGGCCTCGAGTCCCACCTGTCCTACCGGGTCGGCCTGCGCACCTTCTCGGCCGGCGAGTCTCGCGCGGTGCTCGGCGTCCCGGACGCCTACGAGCTCCCCGCCGTGCCGGGCCTCGGCTACCTCAAGCCCGACCAGTCCACGCTGCTGCGGTTCAAGGCGGCGTACGTCTCGGGGCCGCCGTCGAGCCGCACCCGGGTCACGCGCGACGAGGGCGGCGCGATTCGCGGCATCCTGCCGTTCACCATCTCCGAGGTGCAGGCCCTCGAGCCGACCGAGGAGGTCACCGAGGTCGCGACACCGCAGCCGCAGCAGGGCGAGCAGCCGTCGCTGCTCGACATCGCCGTGCAGCGGATGGTCGGCAAGGGCCCGGAGGCGCACCAGGTGTGGCTGCCGCCGCTCGACGTGCCCGACACCCTCGACGAGCTCATGCCCGACCTCGTCGAGAGCCCCGACCTCGGGCTCACCTCGCCGCAGTGGCGCAACGTGCCCGGCCTGGTCATCCCGCTCGGCACCGTCGACCGCCCGCGCGAGCAGCGCCGCGACACCATGACGCTCAACCTCACCGGCGCCGCCGGCCACGTCGCCGTCGTCGGCGGGCCGCGCTCGGGCAAGAGCACCCTCCTGCGCAGCATCGTCACGAGCATGGCGCTGGTGACGACCCCGCTGGAGTCGCAGTTCTTCGTCCTCGACTTCGGTGGCGGCACGTTCGCCCCGCTGACCCGGCTGCCGCACGTCTCGGGCGTCGCGACGCGCTCCGAGCCCGACGTCGTACGCCGGGTGATGGCCGAGGTCGAGGGCATCGTCGACCGGCGTGAGGCCTACTTCCGCGAGAACGGCATCGACTCCATCGAGACCTACCGCTCGCGGCGCACCCAGGGGCGCGCCGACGACGGCTGGGGCGACGTCTTCCTCGTCATCGACGGCTGGAGCACGTTGCGCGCGGAGTTCGACAACCTCGAGATGGAGATCCAGCAGCTCGCCGCGCGCGGCCTCACCTTCGGCCTGCACATCGTCACCGCGTCCACCCGCTGGGCCGACTTCCGCGCCGCGATGCGCGACGTCTTCGGCTCCAAGCTGGAGCTGCGCCTCGGCGACCCGCTCGACTCCGAGGTCGACCGGAAGGTCGCCGCCCTCGTGCCGGTCGGCCGCCCCGGACGCGGCCTGGTGCCGTCCAAGCTGCACTTCCTCGGCGCGCTCCCGCGCATCGACGGCGACGGCAGCGCCGACACGCTCGGCGACGGCGTCGACGACCTCATCGACCGGATGGCGGCGGCCTGGAAGGGCCCGCAGGGTCCCAAGCTGCGCCTGCTGCCCGAGCTGGTCACCCTCGAGGCGATCCGCGAGGACGCGGTGCGCCGCCAGGTCCCCGAGAAGCAGATCCTGCTCGGCATCAACGAGAAGGAGCTCGCGCCCATCGGCCTCGACGTCGACGCCGAGCCGCACATGCTCATCTTCGGCGACGGCCAGTCGGGCAAGAGCGCCCTGCTGCGCACGTACGTCCACGAGATCATGCGCACGCGCACCCCCAAGGAGGCGCAGATCGTCCTCGTCGACTACCGCCGCTCGATGCTCGGCGAGGTCCCCGACGAGTACCTGCTCAACTACCTCACCTCCGCCACCCAGGCCACGCCGACGCTCAAGGACATCGCGAGCTACCTCGAGGGCCGGATCCCGGGCCCCGACGTGACGCCCGAGCAGCTGCGCAACAGGTCGTGGTGGACCGGGGCCGAGGTGTTCGTCGTGGTCGACGACTACGACCTGGTCGCGACGGCGCAGTCCTCGCCCGTCTCGTCGCTGCAGCCGCTGATGGCGCAGGCGCGCGACGTCGGGCTGCACGTCGTCGTGGCGCGGCGTACGGGTGGTGCGTCCCGCGCGCTCTACGAGCCCGTCATCCAGTCGCTGCGCGACCTCGCGATGCCCGGCGTGATGCTGTCGGGCCCGCGCGACGAGGGCGTCCTCATCGGCAACCTCCGCCCGCAGCCGGCCCCCGAGGGCCGCGCGCGCGTCGTGACCCGCGACGGGGGGACGCAGACCGCGCAGCTGGCCTGGCTCGAGCCGACGATGTGA
- a CDS encoding helicase HerA-like domain-containing protein, with the protein MTETPEAEPTPTEAAPEPAAPADPISEAVAAGYRFEGPALELGGLMLDAENLADVRVRIPLGMLNRHGLVAGATGTGKTKTLQLLAEQLSAHGVPVFAADIKGDLSGISVPGEPSDKLTARTSSVGQQWTATGFPTEFYAIGGEGIGVPVRVTMSAFGPTLLAKVLGLNETQESSLSLVFYYCDKQGLPLLDLADLRAVLQYLTGDEAGKAELKTIGGLSPQTAGVILRELVAFEAQGADVFFGEPEFETKEFLRTTEDGRGIVSLLELPNLQDRPALFSTFLMWLLADLFHDLPEEGDLDKPKLVFFFDEAHLLFDDASDAFLDQIAQTVRLIRSKGVGVFFVTQSPTDVPDEVLAQLGSRIQHQLRAHTPNDAKALKATVNTYPTSAYDDLGEVITSLGIGEAVVTVMNERGAPTPVAWTRLRAPESLMDAAEASAMEAAVAASPLTARYAGAIDRESARELLAKKLEEGARKAAEDARIKEMAREQKNARVTEKSTQRSTRKPAAEPDSMMETVVKSTAFKDFMRTAAREIARGMFKSGRR; encoded by the coding sequence ATGACCGAGACCCCTGAGGCAGAGCCGACGCCGACCGAGGCCGCGCCGGAGCCGGCAGCTCCGGCCGACCCGATCTCGGAGGCGGTCGCCGCCGGCTACCGCTTCGAGGGCCCGGCCCTCGAGCTCGGCGGCCTGATGCTCGACGCGGAGAACCTCGCCGACGTACGGGTCCGGATCCCGCTCGGCATGCTCAACCGCCACGGCCTCGTCGCGGGCGCCACCGGCACCGGCAAGACGAAGACCCTCCAGCTGCTCGCCGAGCAGCTCAGCGCCCACGGCGTCCCGGTCTTCGCCGCCGACATCAAGGGCGACCTGTCCGGCATCAGCGTCCCCGGCGAGCCGAGCGACAAGCTCACTGCGCGTACGTCCAGCGTCGGCCAGCAGTGGACCGCGACCGGCTTCCCGACGGAGTTCTACGCCATCGGCGGCGAGGGCATCGGCGTGCCGGTCCGGGTCACGATGAGCGCGTTCGGCCCGACGCTGCTGGCCAAGGTGCTCGGCCTCAACGAGACCCAGGAGTCCTCGCTCAGCCTGGTCTTCTACTACTGCGACAAGCAGGGCCTGCCCCTGCTCGACCTCGCCGACCTGCGTGCCGTCCTGCAGTACCTCACCGGCGACGAGGCCGGGAAGGCCGAGCTCAAGACGATCGGCGGGCTCTCGCCGCAGACGGCCGGGGTGATCCTGCGCGAGCTGGTCGCGTTCGAGGCACAGGGCGCCGACGTGTTCTTCGGCGAGCCCGAGTTCGAGACGAAGGAGTTCCTGCGCACGACCGAGGACGGCCGCGGCATCGTCAGCCTCCTCGAGCTGCCGAACCTCCAGGACCGCCCCGCCCTGTTCTCGACCTTCCTCATGTGGCTGCTCGCGGACCTGTTCCACGACCTGCCCGAGGAGGGCGACCTCGACAAGCCCAAGCTGGTCTTCTTCTTCGACGAGGCGCACCTGCTCTTCGACGACGCCTCCGACGCCTTCCTCGACCAGATCGCCCAGACCGTACGGCTCATCCGCTCCAAGGGCGTGGGCGTCTTCTTCGTGACGCAGTCGCCCACCGACGTCCCCGACGAGGTGCTCGCCCAGCTCGGCTCGCGGATCCAGCACCAGCTCCGGGCGCACACCCCCAACGACGCCAAGGCGCTGAAGGCGACCGTGAACACCTATCCGACCAGCGCCTACGACGACCTCGGCGAGGTGATCACGTCGCTGGGGATCGGCGAGGCCGTCGTGACGGTCATGAACGAGCGCGGGGCACCCACCCCGGTCGCCTGGACCCGGTTGCGGGCGCCCGAGTCGCTGATGGACGCGGCGGAGGCGTCCGCGATGGAGGCCGCCGTCGCGGCGTCCCCGCTCACCGCGAGGTACGCCGGGGCCATCGACCGCGAGTCCGCCCGCGAGCTCCTCGCCAAGAAGCTCGAGGAGGGTGCGCGCAAGGCCGCCGAGGACGCCCGGATCAAGGAGATGGCGCGCGAGCAGAAGAACGCGCGCGTCACCGAGAAGTCGACGCAGAGGTCGACGCGCAAGCCCGCCGCGGAACCGGACTCGATGATGGAGACCGTCGTGAAGTCGACGGCGTTCAAGGACTTCATGCGCACCGCCGCCCGCGAGATCGCGCGCGGGATGTTCAAGAGCGGGCGCCGCTGA
- a CDS encoding type II toxin-antitoxin system VapB family antitoxin, with the protein MIFKRVGDGRPYPDHGLDSRGWADLPPRQVRLDELVTTKDTLRLDALLDEDSTFYGDLFAHVVEWRGDLYLEDGLHRALRAALQQRSVLHARVHQADG; encoded by the coding sequence GTGATCTTCAAGCGGGTGGGCGACGGCCGGCCCTACCCCGACCACGGGCTGGACTCGCGCGGCTGGGCGGACCTGCCCCCGCGCCAGGTGCGGCTCGACGAGCTGGTGACCACCAAGGACACCCTCCGCCTCGACGCCCTGCTCGACGAGGACTCGACGTTCTACGGCGACCTGTTCGCCCACGTCGTGGAGTGGCGCGGCGACCTCTACCTCGAGGACGGCCTGCACCGCGCGCTGCGGGCCGCGCTCCAGCAGCGCAGCGTGCTGCACGCCCGCGTGCACCAGGCGGACGGCTGA
- a CDS encoding LytR C-terminal domain-containing protein, protein MSGALRSALTLAVLAVLVLIAAVWGWAALTAPLPREEPVAICEDETVTAGSEVRRDQVVVSVFNGSGRSGLAGATSAQLAERGFVEGDIGDSPLPATTTQIWSADPTNPAVLLVKRQFRRAEVVQGEALGPGIVVVVGENFQALRKKQVESVVTKADATYCRATGSE, encoded by the coding sequence ATGAGCGGCGCCCTCCGGTCCGCCCTCACGCTCGCGGTGCTCGCCGTGCTGGTGCTCATCGCCGCGGTGTGGGGCTGGGCCGCGCTGACGGCGCCGCTCCCCCGGGAGGAGCCCGTCGCGATCTGCGAGGACGAGACCGTCACCGCCGGCTCGGAGGTGCGCCGCGACCAGGTCGTGGTCAGCGTCTTCAACGGGAGCGGGCGCAGCGGCCTGGCGGGCGCGACGAGCGCGCAGCTCGCCGAGCGGGGCTTCGTGGAGGGCGACATCGGCGACTCCCCCCTGCCTGCGACCACCACCCAGATCTGGTCCGCCGACCCGACGAACCCCGCGGTCCTGCTCGTCAAGAGGCAGTTCAGGAGGGCCGAGGTCGTGCAGGGCGAGGCCCTCGGCCCGGGCATCGTCGTCGTGGTCGGCGAGAACTTCCAGGCGCTGCGCAAGAAGCAGGTCGAGTCCGTCGTCACCAAGGCCGACGCCACCTACTGCCGGGCCACCGGCTCGGAGTGA
- a CDS encoding potassium/proton antiporter, translated as MTFDVHQLDVFVLVGAVVTLAAILAVRVSAGVGLPSLLFYLFIGVLLGEGGPFGIQFEDAQLAHALGFGALAVILAEGGLTTDWRQMRSSVRLGMSLATVGVAVSVAVVSVGAHYLLGLPWELAVLLGAICSPTDAAAVFSVLRALPLPKRLTGALEAESGLNDAPTVVLVGIISTGAVGESGLLATSGIIVFELLAGGLVGVACGFAGAWVMRRVALPSSGLYPLAVLCLAFTAYGASSALHASGFAAIYVAALILGNSELPHRVATRSFAEGVAWLAQIGLFVMLGLLLSPSRIDLDTVVQALVTGLVLTLVARPLSVLVSSVVQPMGSRDLAFISWAGLRGAVPIVLATIPLSEGVEGADDLFDIVFVMVVVYTLLTGPTLPWVARRLGVARRSEPRGLDVEAAPLDKVAADLLQVTIAPTSKMHGVEVGELRLPQGASVSLVIRSGEVLVPERRTVLRHGDDLVVVTPRKLREATEARMRQVSESGRLALWLGDPSRRDRDRD; from the coding sequence ATGACGTTCGACGTCCACCAGCTCGACGTGTTCGTGCTGGTCGGCGCGGTCGTGACGCTGGCGGCGATCCTGGCCGTCCGGGTGTCCGCGGGTGTCGGGCTCCCCTCGCTGCTCTTCTACCTGTTCATCGGGGTGCTGCTGGGGGAGGGCGGCCCGTTCGGGATCCAGTTCGAGGACGCCCAGCTGGCCCACGCGCTCGGGTTCGGCGCCCTCGCCGTGATCCTCGCCGAGGGTGGCCTTACCACCGACTGGCGGCAGATGAGGTCGAGCGTCCGGCTCGGCATGTCCCTGGCGACGGTCGGCGTGGCGGTCTCGGTCGCCGTGGTCTCGGTCGGCGCCCACTACCTCCTCGGGCTGCCGTGGGAGCTCGCCGTCCTGCTCGGCGCGATCTGCTCGCCGACCGACGCGGCGGCCGTCTTCTCGGTGCTGCGTGCGCTGCCGCTGCCCAAGCGCCTCACCGGCGCGCTCGAGGCGGAGTCCGGGCTCAACGACGCGCCCACCGTCGTGCTGGTGGGCATCATCTCCACCGGCGCGGTGGGGGAGTCGGGGCTGCTCGCCACCAGCGGCATCATCGTCTTCGAGCTCCTCGCCGGTGGTCTCGTCGGCGTCGCCTGCGGCTTCGCCGGCGCCTGGGTGATGCGCCGGGTCGCTCTGCCGTCCTCCGGTCTGTACCCGCTCGCGGTGCTGTGCCTGGCGTTCACCGCGTACGGCGCGTCCTCCGCCCTGCACGCCTCCGGGTTCGCCGCGATCTACGTCGCCGCGCTCATCCTCGGCAACAGCGAGCTGCCGCACCGGGTGGCGACGCGCTCGTTCGCGGAGGGCGTCGCGTGGCTGGCGCAGATCGGGCTGTTCGTGATGCTCGGGCTCCTGCTCTCCCCGAGCAGGATCGACCTCGACACCGTCGTGCAGGCGCTCGTGACAGGCCTCGTCCTCACGCTCGTCGCGCGACCCCTGTCGGTGCTGGTCAGCAGCGTCGTCCAGCCGATGGGCTCGCGCGACCTCGCCTTCATCTCGTGGGCCGGCCTGCGCGGCGCGGTGCCGATCGTGCTGGCCACCATCCCGCTGTCGGAGGGCGTCGAGGGTGCCGACGACCTGTTCGACATCGTCTTCGTGATGGTCGTCGTCTACACCCTCCTGACCGGTCCGACCCTGCCGTGGGTGGCGCGCCGGCTCGGGGTGGCGCGACGCTCCGAACCGCGCGGTCTCGACGTGGAGGCCGCGCCGCTCGACAAGGTGGCCGCCGACCTCCTGCAGGTCACCATCGCGCCGACGTCGAAGATGCACGGCGTCGAGGTCGGCGAGCTGCGGCTGCCCCAGGGGGCGTCGGTCTCGCTGGTGATCCGCTCAGGGGAGGTGCTCGTCCCGGAGCGTCGTACGGTCCTGCGCCACGGCGACGACCTCGTGGTGGTCACGCCCCGCAAGCTGCGCGAGGCCACCGAGGCCCGGATGCGACAGGTCTCGGAGAGCGGGCGTCTCGCCCTGTGGCTGGGCGACCCGTCACGGCGCGACCGCGACCGCGACTGA